The following is a genomic window from Clostridium sp..
TGTAAGGATTACGCTGGATGCACCCAGTTCAGCCGAAAACCCGCTTACAGGCGATATTTTGGCCATTTTCGATCCCATGGTTTTGATTATCCTCTTTCCTCCAAGTGCTGTACCAAGTGCCATTGCAAGTGCACAGGTTATTTTTACCCATAGAGGCACCGAAAATTCTTTGATGAAGCCTGCGCTCATCAAAGTCATAGTTATAATTCCCATTGTCTTTTGAGCATCGTTTGCCCCATGATTTAAAGCTAAAAACATAGTAGATAATATCTCAGCTTTTGAAAATATCTTTCTTACGCTTGATGGTCTTGAATTAACCAGAAATGTGTTTATAATATTCATATAAATAAATCCTACTATAAATCCTATTATAGGTGATAATATGAGCCATATTATTACCTTCCAAAAAAGATTTGACCAGTATACAATTAGAAATGAACTTTTATATACAACAGCTGCACCTATCAATCCCCCTATAAGGGCATGTGAAGAACTGCTTGGTATTCCAAAATACCAGGTTATCAAATTCCATATTATAGCTCCAATCAATGCAGCTATAATTACTTTCTGGGTTATATCATTTGGATGAACTATGCCACTTCCAACAGTCTCAGCAACTTTTACACTCATAAAAGCACCCGTAAAATTCAGTGCAGCAGAAATAACTATAGCTTGTTTCATAGATAGAACCCTGTTTGAAACCGAACAGGCTATAGCATTGGCACTATCATGGAATCCATTGATAACATCAAACACTACAGCTATTAAAACTATTATAATAGTTAATATCAACGTATAACTAAGCATTTTTCATTACTACCCCTTCAACAATGTTGGCTATATCCTCACAAGAATCAAGTGTATCTTCAAGATATTGATATATCTCCCTCCATTTTATGATGTCTATAACCTTCATATTACTTCTGAATATTTTCTTAATGGCCTCTCTTGAAATCACATCTCCTTTTTCCTCTATGCCGTTGACCTTTATTATCTTTTGCGAAAGCTTTTTTGTTGCCTTCATGCCTTTCAGTTCTTCCATTATAGTTATAATTTCACTGCAGCAGTTCAAAATCATTCCTGCAAGCTTTTTTGCCTCATCGGTACAGACATCTACATTTAACATGACAAATCTGCTGGCGGTAGATTCTATAAGATCGATAATATCATCCATTCCCTTGGCTATACTGTAGATATCCTCCCTGTCAAAAGGGGTAATAAACGTCCTGTTTAACTCTTTTAAGATTTCATGCTGCTTTTTGTCGCCCTCATGCTCTATATTTTTCAAATTCTCTATGTTTTGTTCAGCATCACCAAGATTATACAAAAAATCCACCAATAAATTAGCAGCCTTATAAGCTATATTGGCATCTTCTATGAAAAGATTATAAAATTTATCTTCCTTAGGAGTAAAACTAAACAATTATATTTCCTCCAATCATTGAAATATGCATAACTAACCTTATAAAGTATAACATAAACTTAACAATATTGAAATATAAACTTAACATACAAATATAGCTAAAAGAAGAGCTGCTGCAAAGTAAACTCTGCAGCAGCTCTTCTTAATTTACAAAACTGCTAATTGTGTTTTTTTGTCGAATATATGAATCTTGTCTGAATCAAAATATATTCTTATTTTATCCCCTGATCTGGCATTTACTATTCCTTCTACCCTACTTATAATACTGACATTGCCTCTAGATAAGTATACATAGCTTTCCGCCCCCATCAGTTCTGTCAGATCCACATTAAACTCCATTAAATGTTCATCTTCACAACCATCCTGCTGAATTTTTATGTTTTCAGGCCTTATTCCAATTATCACGTCTTTATTAACAAGATCTTTCTTTTCTAGAAATTTTGCCGTGTCATCCTGCACATCTATCTTTCCGCCATCTCCAAACAAAGCTGCAAGTTTTCCATCTATATACCTCAGACCAGCATCAATAAAGTTCATCTGTGGACTTCCAATAAAACTTGCTACAAATACATTTACAGGATGATTGTATATTTCCTGTGGAGCATCAACCTGCTGAATAATACCATCTTTTATAACCACAATTCTGGTGCCAAGTGTCATTGCCTCCATCTGGTCATGGGTAACATATATAAAAGTCGTCTTCAGTTTCTTATAAAGCTTGGATATCTCCGCTCTCATCTGAACTCTTAATTTAGCATCCAAGTTTGACAGAGGTTCATCCATTAAAAATACTTTTGGATTTCTGACTATAGCCCTTCCCATGGCAACTCTCTGTCTTTGACCGCCTGAAAGTTCTTTGGGTCTTCTGCTCAACAAACCAGATATATCAAGTATTTCAGCTGCTTCTTTAACTTTTTCGTCTATTTTATGTTTTGGTACCTTCCTCATTTTAAGTCCAAAAGCCATATTGTTATACACGGTCATATGTGGATATAATGCATAATTCTGAAATACCATGGCAACATTTCTATCCTTGGGTGTCACTTCATTCACAAGTTCATCTTCTATATACAATTCCCCCTCCGTTATCTCTTCAAGTCCTGCAATCATTCTTAGCACTGTGGACTTACCACATCCTGAAGGTCCAACAAATACTATAAATTCTTTATCTTCTATATCCAGATTAAAATCTTTAATTATATCAACACCGCCTGGATATACCTTACACACATGTTTTAAAGACAAACCTGCCATATTTAATTATTACCTCCTAACTTGATATCTGCCACTAAAGCAATTTTTCAAGTATATTAGGATAGTTTGTTATAATACCATCCACTTTCAGATTCATAAGTTTTCTCATGTCATCTACCTTGTTTACCGTATAGGTATTTATGAGTATGCCATTTTTTTTGATATCATTGACTATCTTCTCATTCATTACAAGGGAAAACAGGGGATGAAGTGCATCTGCCCCCATTTTCTCTGCATATTCTTCCGGCTTATAAATTGGCGAACCATACAATAATCCTGTTTTTATACTGCCATCATACTCTTTTACCCTTTTCATGGAGTTGTGGTTGAAAGAAGATAATATCACATTACTTTCCATACTATACTTATATATTTTGTCTATTACATTTTTCTCAAGATTGTCATAATGAACAATATCATTTTTAAGCTCCAGATTTAAAAGCAACTTCTTATCTTTCATATAACTCAATATCTCATCCAAACTCGGGATTTTCTCGCCACTTCCTGCATCAAGCTTTCTTATATATTCATAAGTACGGTCTTTTATAAATCCGGTTCCACTAGTAGTTCTATCCAGAGTTTCATCATGACAAACAACTATAACACCATCTTTTGTTACATGAAGATCTGTTTCTATGCCATCTGCACCAGCTTCCACCGCTTTTCTAAAGGCCAGCATGGTATTTTCAGGATATACTCCACTGAATCCCCTATGTGCAATATTCAAAGTTCTATTCATACCTGGAATCCTCTCTTATTTTTTATTCTCTTGATTATATTTTTGAATGGCTGAATTTATGCTATCTGCAGAATTTTTTACAGTTTGTTCTGGAGACTGCTTGTTCTGGAGCATTTGTTCTATATTGGATTCAACTGTCTGCCTAGCTTCAGGAAATACCGACATAAGTGCTCCTCTAGCTGTTTTAGGTGATGCATGAAGCTGTTCTATGGCAGTTTGAAATTGCGGCTTGTTCTTTAAATTGTCTTTCATGAGTTGTGAATCATAGGCTTTTTGGGTTACAGGAAAATATCCTGTCTGTGTAGCCCAGTAAGCCTGTTCATCAGGTGATACCATATACTTTATAAATTCCCACGTTGCTTTTTCCTTTTCAGTATCCTTTGTATCAAGTGCCCATAAAGAGGCTCCTCCTATAGAAACGCCACCGTCTTTTACTCCATCAAAGGATGGTAAAAATGCAGTTCCAACCTGAAATCTGCCGCCAACACCACTTAATACAGCTGACAAATCTGCCGTAGACTCGATATACATGGCAGTCTTACCTGCTATAAAAGCATTTTCCGTATCATCTTCATTTCTTCCAAAATTGCCTGCATTGCCGGACTTCACTAGTTTCTGCCATTCATTCAATACCTTTAATCCTGCTCCATTTTTATCAAATTCCACTGATGTTGGAGCTGCTTCTCTTCCATTTCCATTATCCGCATAGTTTTGTCCCTGTTTAACTATAAATTGTTCAAAAAACCAACCATATATGGCCATTGCATATCCATACTGAGTAACTTTTCCCGATCCATCCTTTTTAGTCAGTTTCGCAGCTGCACTTTCAAGTTCCGAAAATGTCTTCGGCGGCTTGTTTGGATCCAAACCTGCTGCTTTAAAGGCATCTTTATTATAATAAAGTATAGGTGTAGATGAATTGAACGGCATGGAATATAATTTGTTATTAACTGTATAATAACCTGCTATATTGGGTTCCAGACTTGATACATCATACTTTTCATCATCTATAAAATCCTGCATCGGCTTGACCCACCCGCTGTCTATCATGAATCTTGTACCTATATCATAGGTCTGCATTACATCAGGTCCATTTTTTGTCCTTTGCGCACTTTTCAATTTATTTATGGCATCATCGTATTTCCCCTGATATTGAGCATTAACCTTGATGTTCTTGTGGGAACCATTGAAGTCATTTACCATTTTCTGAAGTGCTTGTCCGTTTTTCCCTGACATGGAATGCCAGAAAGTTATTTCAACAGATTTATTACTATTTGACGTCTGCCCCCCACTACTGCCGCAGCCCGTCACCATACTTCCTGTCATCAATGCAGCTATCAGCAAACTTACAAATTTCTTTTTCATTATAATTCTCCTCTCAAAATTTATTATTTTAACCTTTTACTGATCCGGATGTCATTCCTTCTATCAGCTGTTTCTGACCAAATATAAAGATTATAATTGAAGGCAACAATACCATGACAATACCTGCCATTATCAATCCGAATGACTTATTTTCAGAAAATTGCAACATACTTATCCCTATCTGAACAGTTCTTGAGTTATCTTTACTTGTCACAAGCAGCGGCCATAAATATTGATTCCATGTAATCAGGAATGTATAGACTCCAAGAGAACCTACCACTGGCCTTGACATCGGGAATACTATTCTGGTAAAAAACTTGAAATTGCTACAGCCATCTATTTTTGCAGCTTCCTGAAGTTCTTTTGGGAGTGTCAGATAATACTGTCTCATCATAAATATTCCCATTGCAGCACTTAAATACGGAACAACAAGAGCCTTGTAACTGTCCAGCCATCCAAAGGAACCAACAGTAAGATAATTGGATATCATAATTGATTCCGCCGGTATCATCATGGTTGCAAGTACAGCTATAAACAATATTTTCTTTCCCCTAAAATTGAAAAATGAAAATGCAAAAGCTGCTAAACATGATGTTATAATCTGTCCTGCAGTAACTCCCAAAGACACAATAAAGCTATTGATTATAAATTTTATTATTGGAGCTGCATTCAGTGCATCCATGTAATTTTGGAAATAAAGTCTTTTAGGTATTAATTTCGGTGGATATGAAAATATCTGATCAGGCGGCATAAGACTAATCGTTAACGCATATAAAATAGGTGCTATTGCCATCAGTCCAAATATTATATTCACAATATAAAGAATCGGTTTGTTTATGTTTCTTTTCATAAAATTTACCTTCCAACATATTATTTATTTTCTATTTATAAAATACCTTTTTATTCTCATATCTGAATTGAAACAATGTTATTATCAGCATAAGTAAGAACAGAATTATTGATTCCGCACTTGCAGCACCGAATCTGTTATTGAAAAATGCGTCTCTATAAATAGAATACACAAGTACATTGGTAGCCTCACCAGGACCTCCCAACGTCATTATATTTATCTGCCCGAAAGTTTGAAATCCATTTATAATATTTATAATCAATACAAAGAAAAGTGTCGGTGAAAGGCAGGGTATTATAACATTTTTCAAGCGCTGAAGATAACTTGCCCCATCTATAGATGCACTTTCCAGCAATTCCTTTGGAATATTTTTAAGTCCTGATGTTATAAATATAAAATTTATACAGCTGTTAAGCCATATGCCAACTATGGATACTGCCACAAATCCCCAGAATGGACTTGTAAGCCATCCTATATTTC
Proteins encoded in this region:
- a CDS encoding ABC transporter ATP-binding protein, with amino-acid sequence MAGLSLKHVCKVYPGGVDIIKDFNLDIEDKEFIVFVGPSGCGKSTVLRMIAGLEEITEGELYIEDELVNEVTPKDRNVAMVFQNYALYPHMTVYNNMAFGLKMRKVPKHKIDEKVKEAAEILDISGLLSRRPKELSGGQRQRVAMGRAIVRNPKVFLMDEPLSNLDAKLRVQMRAEISKLYKKLKTTFIYVTHDQMEAMTLGTRIVVIKDGIIQQVDAPQEIYNHPVNVFVASFIGSPQMNFIDAGLRYIDGKLAALFGDGGKIDVQDDTAKFLEKKDLVNKDVIIGIRPENIKIQQDGCEDEHLMEFNVDLTELMGAESYVYLSRGNVSIISRVEGIVNARSGDKIRIYFDSDKIHIFDKKTQLAVL
- a CDS encoding carbohydrate ABC transporter permease; translated protein: MKRNINKPILYIVNIIFGLMAIAPILYALTISLMPPDQIFSYPPKLIPKRLYFQNYMDALNAAPIIKFIINSFIVSLGVTAGQIITSCLAAFAFSFFNFRGKKILFIAVLATMMIPAESIMISNYLTVGSFGWLDSYKALVVPYLSAAMGIFMMRQYYLTLPKELQEAAKIDGCSNFKFFTRIVFPMSRPVVGSLGVYTFLITWNQYLWPLLVTSKDNSRTVQIGISMLQFSENKSFGLIMAGIVMVLLPSIIIFIFGQKQLIEGMTSGSVKG
- a CDS encoding DUF47 domain-containing protein; the encoded protein is MFSFTPKEDKFYNLFIEDANIAYKAANLLVDFLYNLGDAEQNIENLKNIEHEGDKKQHEILKELNRTFITPFDREDIYSIAKGMDDIIDLIESTASRFVMLNVDVCTDEAKKLAGMILNCCSEIITIMEELKGMKATKKLSQKIIKVNGIEEKGDVISREAIKKIFRSNMKVIDIIKWREIYQYLEDTLDSCEDIANIVEGVVMKNA
- a CDS encoding glycerophosphodiester phosphodiesterase translates to MNRTLNIAHRGFSGVYPENTMLAFRKAVEAGADGIETDLHVTKDGVIVVCHDETLDRTTSGTGFIKDRTYEYIRKLDAGSGEKIPSLDEILSYMKDKKLLLNLELKNDIVHYDNLEKNVIDKIYKYSMESNVILSSFNHNSMKRVKEYDGSIKTGLLYGSPIYKPEEYAEKMGADALHPLFSLVMNEKIVNDIKKNGILINTYTVNKVDDMRKLMNLKVDGIITNYPNILEKLL
- a CDS encoding inorganic phosphate transporter; its protein translation is MLSYTLILTIIIVLIAVVFDVINGFHDSANAIACSVSNRVLSMKQAIVISAALNFTGAFMSVKVAETVGSGIVHPNDITQKVIIAALIGAIIWNLITWYFGIPSSSSHALIGGLIGAAVVYKSSFLIVYWSNLFWKVIIWLILSPIIGFIVGFIYMNIINTFLVNSRPSSVRKIFSKAEILSTMFLALNHGANDAQKTMGIITMTLMSAGFIKEFSVPLWVKITCALAMALGTALGGKRIIKTMGSKMAKISPVSGFSAELGASSVILTATMFDAPVSTTHIITTAIMGVGASKRFSAVRWTVAKDILVTWIFTIPGCAVISSIIMKLMKIL
- a CDS encoding ABC transporter substrate-binding protein, translating into MKKKFVSLLIAALMTGSMVTGCGSSGGQTSNSNKSVEITFWHSMSGKNGQALQKMVNDFNGSHKNIKVNAQYQGKYDDAINKLKSAQRTKNGPDVMQTYDIGTRFMIDSGWVKPMQDFIDDEKYDVSSLEPNIAGYYTVNNKLYSMPFNSSTPILYYNKDAFKAAGLDPNKPPKTFSELESAAAKLTKKDGSGKVTQYGYAMAIYGWFFEQFIVKQGQNYADNGNGREAAPTSVEFDKNGAGLKVLNEWQKLVKSGNAGNFGRNEDDTENAFIAGKTAMYIESTADLSAVLSGVGGRFQVGTAFLPSFDGVKDGGVSIGGASLWALDTKDTEKEKATWEFIKYMVSPDEQAYWATQTGYFPVTQKAYDSQLMKDNLKNKPQFQTAIEQLHASPKTARGALMSVFPEARQTVESNIEQMLQNKQSPEQTVKNSADSINSAIQKYNQENKK